In a single window of the Nitrospirota bacterium genome:
- a CDS encoding acetoacetate decarboxylase family protein: protein MRYAVLTPADNPTRYPIMPLYHLESREAMEMHRRLCWELSDAEYYIVVFNPEDRKFVESCVPPPLKPVPRAPLVAIFVQQLTLNGGKGNDSLNRGYFELIVSAMATYRGKLGTYALAILIESDIGAMLGREMFGTAKKCGQFEYQKNGKRFSWKAIRRDITLAEVEGDLVDGEVDPENIRRIMEQPSFHMQQTMAPFGAELPYACAPRLMEMQLGVRRIHRIAACENVRFGFHESPFDPICLFKPREILAATYVNADTGINTVRDLEPLDPVASLPWLFSKFDPF from the coding sequence ATGAGATACGCTGTCTTAACCCCCGCAGACAATCCGACACGCTACCCCATCATGCCGCTCTACCACCTCGAATCGAGGGAGGCGATGGAAATGCACCGACGGCTGTGTTGGGAACTCAGCGACGCCGAGTACTACATTGTCGTTTTCAACCCGGAGGATCGAAAGTTCGTTGAAAGTTGCGTGCCGCCTCCGCTCAAACCGGTCCCGAGAGCGCCGTTGGTGGCGATCTTTGTTCAGCAACTGACGCTCAACGGCGGGAAGGGGAACGATTCGCTCAATCGCGGATACTTCGAACTGATCGTCTCCGCGATGGCCACGTACCGGGGCAAGCTGGGGACTTACGCCTTGGCGATCCTGATCGAATCGGACATCGGCGCGATGCTGGGCCGGGAGATGTTCGGCACCGCCAAGAAATGCGGTCAATTCGAATACCAGAAAAACGGGAAACGCTTTTCGTGGAAGGCGATCCGGCGGGATATTACTTTGGCCGAGGTAGAAGGGGACTTGGTCGACGGCGAGGTCGATCCGGAAAACATCCGGCGGATCATGGAACAGCCCTCGTTTCACATGCAGCAGACCATGGCCCCGTTCGGAGCGGAGCTGCCGTATGCCTGTGCCCCTCGACTCATGGAAATGCAACTCGGGGTGCGGAGGATTCACCGGATCGCTGCCTGCGAGAATGTTCGATTCGGTTTTCACGAGTCGCCCTTTGATCCGATCTGCCTTTTCAAGCCCAGGGAGATTCTCGCCGCCACCTATGTGAATGCCGACACCGGCATCAATACCGTCCGGGACCTGGAGCCTCTCGATCCGGTGGCGTCTCTCCCGTGGCTCTTCTCGAAATTTGATCCTTTCTAG